The following coding sequences are from one Salvia hispanica cultivar TCC Black 2014 chromosome 3, UniMelb_Shisp_WGS_1.0, whole genome shotgun sequence window:
- the LOC125212654 gene encoding sugiol synthase-like produces MDFSPFQAAILLAIAATWLISFRRRKRLPPGPTPLPIIGNMLQVGSQPHETFAELSKQYGSLMSIHLGSLYTVVVSSPEMAKEILQLFNGRENPQATEAHDYRHNSVGLLPMGDTWREMRKISMEHIFSKQSMERSLDLRKEKLRQLLDHAQKCSEEGRAVDFSEATFVTTTNAMSEIMFSEQDVEFDSPASTQVKEMMHSAVTIASVPNYADYFPMLRPFDLQGVKRRARVYYGRMLGIMEGRLDERIQFRKENPNAPKKNDLLEMIVDSLLAKDNKLTRKSYTHLLMDMYIGTLVVNTNGIEWMMKELVSHPDKMAKLKAELKSVMGDEKVVDDSKMSKLPYLQAVVKESMRLHPPSIVLNRQAESDQVVNGYLIPKGTRVLINLWGMGRDSTIWDNPLSFEPERFLDQKIDFKGQDYELIPFGSGKRICPGMSFSSWVMHTMPATLIHNFNWKLERQDASDKEAKRTLNGFPMGLAAPLKILPYKE; encoded by the exons atgGATTTCTCCCCTTTCCAGGCTGCTATATTACTCGCCATCGCCGCAACATGGTTGATCTCCTTCCGGCGCCGGAAGAGACTCCCACCGGGGCCAACGCCCCTCCCCATCATCGGAAACATGCTGCAGGTGGGGTCCCAACCCCACGAGACATTCGCCGAATTATCGAAGCAATACGGCTCTCTGATGTCCATCCACCTTGGCAGCCTGTACACTGTGGTCGTCTCCTCCCCGGAGATGGCCAAGGAAATCCTGCAGCTATTCAACGGCAGAGAGAATCCGCAGGCGACGGAAGCGCACGACTACCGCCACAACTCCGTGGGGCTTCTGCCCATGGGGGACACGTGGCGCGAAATGCGGAAAATAAGCATGGAGCATATTTTCTCGAAGCAGAGCATGGAAAGAAGCCTGGACCTCCGCAAGGAGAAGCTGCGGCAGCTGCTCGACCACGCCCAGAAATGCTCGGAGGAAGGCAGGGCCGTTGATTTCAGCGAGGCCACTTTCGTCACCACAACCAACGCCATGTCAGAAATTATGTTCTCGGAGCAGGACGTCGAGTTCGACTCCCCGGCCTCCACGCAAGTCAAGGAGATGATGCATAGCGCCGTAACTATCGCCAGCGTGCCTAACTATGCCGACTACTTCCCCATGTTGAGGCCGTTCGACCTGCAGGGGGTCAAGCGCCGGGCAAGAGTTTACTACGGCAGAATGTTGGGTATAATGGAGGGGCGTCTCGATGAGAGGATCCAATTCAGAAAAGAGAATCCTAATGCCCCTAAGAAGAATGACTTGTTGGAGATGATTGTGGATTCTCTTCTGGCCAAAGATAACAAGTTGACGCGTAAAAGCTACACCCATCTCTTGATG GATATGTACATTGGAACATTAGTGGTAAACACGAACGGGATAGAGTGGATGATGAAAGAGCTAGTATCGCACCCGGACAAAATGGCAAAGTTGAAGGCGGAGCTAAAGAGCGTGATGGGGGACGAGAAGGTGGTGGATGATTCAAAGATGTCGAAGCTTCCGTATCTGCAAGCAGTGGTGAAGGAGTCGATGCGGCTCCACCCACCGAGCATTGTGCTTAACCGCCAAGCAGAGAGCGACCAAGTAGTGAATGGGTACCTCATCCCCAAGGGAACACGG GTGCTAATCAACTTGTGGGGTATGGGAAGGGACTCCACTATATGGGACAATCCGCTTTCATTTGAGCCGGAACGCTTCCTTGATCAAAAGATAGACTTCAAAGGCCAGGATTACGAGCTGATTCCATTCGGGTCGGGCAAAAGGATCTGCCCGGGTATGTCGTTCTCCAGCTGGGTTATGCATACAATGCCGGCCACTCTGATTCACAACTTCAATTGGAAACTAGAGCGGCAGGATGCGAGCGATAAGGAAGCTAAGCGTACGTTGAATGGGTTTCCGATGGGCCTGGCGGCACCGCTCAAGATCCTCCCATATAAGGAATGA
- the LOC125211802 gene encoding ferruginol synthase 1-like, translating to MDSFPLLAALFLITAATWLISFWRRKSLPPGPTPLPIIGNILQVGSQPHEAFAELSKQYGSLMSIHLGSLYTVVVSSPEMAKEILLKHGQVFSGRTTVEALAACGHNKYSIGLMPVGDDWRDMRKICKEQMFSSQCLERSQQLRRQNLQQLLGHVQKCAEDGRAININEAAFITTLNLMSATLFSIKATEFDSSTTMEFKEIMEGVASIASVPNLADFFPILRPFDLQGVKRLAEVNIGRLLRLIEGYINERISVRRENPNAPKKDDFLDVIVDSLQAKDNKLTPKHFNHLLLELLVGGAETNMTVIEWIMQELVSHPDKIAKVKAELKSVMGDEKVLDESKISKLPYLQAVVKESLRLHPPAAMLVPRKAESDQVVNGYLIPKGTQVLVNEWGMGRDPKIWKNPLSFEPERFLDQKIDFKGQDFELIPFGSGRRVCPGMPLANRILHTVPATLVHNYDWKLERPNASDDEAKGVFLGFSVRRAVPLKIIPYKKA from the exons atggattCCTTCCCTTTACTGGCGGCTCTATTCCTCATCACCGCCGCAACATGGTTGATCTCCTTCTGGCGCCGGAAGAGCCTCCCGCCCGGGCCAACTCCCCTCCCCATCATCGGAAACATTCTGCAGGTGGGGTCCCAACCCCACGAGGCATTCGCGGAATTATCGAAGCAATACGGCTCTCTGATGTCCATCCACCTCGGCAGCCTGTACACCGTTGTCGTCTCCTCCCCGGAGATGGCCAAGGAAATCCTGCTAAAACACGGGCAGGTTTTCTCCGGCCGAACCACGGTGGAAGCGCTGGCGGCGTGCGGCCACAACAAGTACTCCATTGGGCTGATGCCCGTGGGGGACGATTGGCGCGACATGAGGAAGATATGCAAGGAGCAGATGTTCTCGAGCCAGTGCTTGGAGAGAAGCCAACAACTCCGCAGGCAGAATCTGCAGCAACTGCTCGGCCACGTCCAGAAATGCGCGGAGGATGGCAGGGCCATTAATATCAACGAGGCCGCATTCATCACCACGCTCAACCTCATGTCGGCCACTCTCTTCTCGATCAAGGCCACTGAGTTCGACTCCTCAACCACCATGGAGTTCAAGGAGATCATGGAAGGCGTCGCCAGCATCGCCAGCGTGCCTAACTTGGCCGACTTCTTCCCCATCTTGAGGCCTTTCGACCTGCAGGGGGTCAAGCGCCTGGCCGAGGTTAACATCGGCAGATTGCTGCGTTTAATCGAGGGCTATATCAATGAGAGGATCAGCGTCCGAAGAGAGAATCCTAATGCTCCGAAGAAGGATGACTTCTTGGATGTCATTGTGGATTCTCTTCAGGCCAAAGATAACAAGTTGACGCCCAAACACTTTAACCATCTCTTGCTG GAATTGTTGGTTGGAGGAGCAGAGACGAACATGACTGTGATTGAGTGGATAATGCAAGAGTTAGTATCGCACCCGGACAAAATAGCGAAGGTGAAGGCTGAGCTGAAAAGCGTGATGGGGGACGAGAAGGTGTTGGACGAATCAAAGATATCGAAGCTTCCGTATCTGCAGGCAGTGGTGAAGGAGTCGTTACGACTCCACCCTCCGGCCGCTATGCTCGTTCCCCGTAAAGCAGAGAGCGACCAAGTGGTGAACGGGTACCTGATCCCCAAGGGAACACAG GTGCTGGTCAACGAGTGGGGTATGGGTAGGGACCCCAAAATTTGGAAGAATCCGCTTTCATTTGAGCCGGAACGATTTCTTGATCAGAAGATAGACTTTAAAGGCCAAGATTTCGAGCTGATTCCGTTCGGGTCTGGTAGAAGGGTCTGCCCGGGTATGCCGTTGGCCAACCGGATTCTGCATACAGTGCCGGCAACTCTGGTTCACAACTATGATTGGAAACTGGAGCGGCCGAACGCGAGCGATGATGAAGCGAAGGGTGTGTTTTTAGGGTTTTCGGTCCGCCGAGCTGTTCCGCTGAAGATCATCCCATACAAGAAGGCATGA